A part of Limihaloglobus sulfuriphilus genomic DNA contains:
- the argH gene encoding argininosuccinate lyase, protein MKNNTNKSDISKAKSWESRLDGGPDELAQLFVESLSYDRRLYKYDILGSVAHAQMLCRQGLITPDELSEIEGGLAEIQSEIESGSFEFNIVYEDIHMAIEAALVAKTGDSGRKLHTGRSRNDQIATDMRLWMREEIENIQELIRNLQRAFLELAGRYASDVMPAYTHLQRAQPVSIAAYLLSYIEQLERDFSRLADSKKRLNVLPLGSGAVAGSTLTLDRNSTCHKLGFDSISGNSIDAISDRDFCAEFIFDCSMIMTHLSRLAEDFILFMSTEYGFIKIADKYCTSSSMMPQKRNPDMLELIRGKVGSVHGALVAMLTILKAQPSSYNRDLQEDKLHIFKAADVVTACLRITEGIVSNTVFRADAILDGIDEGFLDATALAEYLVSKGVPFRSAHGIVGTIVADCEKAGKKLSDVSLARYQKYCESISEDIYNVLGAANVAAAYKTVGSGGVSQSIESIEYWRTRL, encoded by the coding sequence ATGAAAAATAATACGAATAAATCAGATATATCAAAGGCTAAAAGTTGGGAAAGCCGGCTTGACGGCGGCCCCGACGAGCTGGCTCAGCTGTTTGTGGAGTCACTCTCCTACGACCGCAGGCTGTACAAGTATGACATACTCGGCTCGGTTGCCCATGCACAAATGCTTTGCAGGCAAGGCTTAATAACACCTGATGAGCTCTCGGAGATTGAGGGCGGTCTGGCAGAGATTCAGAGCGAGATAGAATCGGGCAGCTTCGAGTTTAATATCGTCTATGAAGATATACACATGGCGATCGAGGCGGCGCTTGTGGCAAAGACCGGAGATTCCGGCCGCAAGCTGCATACCGGCAGGAGCCGCAACGACCAGATAGCTACGGATATGCGTTTATGGATGCGTGAGGAAATCGAGAATATACAAGAGCTTATCCGGAATCTTCAGCGGGCGTTTTTGGAACTTGCAGGCAGGTATGCATCCGATGTCATGCCTGCATACACGCACCTCCAGCGGGCACAGCCTGTGTCCATAGCCGCTTATCTGCTCAGTTATATCGAGCAGCTTGAGCGGGATTTTTCGCGTTTAGCTGATTCTAAGAAGCGTCTAAACGTCTTGCCGCTGGGCAGCGGGGCGGTTGCCGGTTCGACACTGACGCTTGACCGAAACAGCACCTGCCATAAACTGGGCTTTGACAGTATTTCCGGCAACAGTATCGATGCTATAAGCGATCGGGATTTCTGCGCGGAGTTTATTTTTGACTGCTCAATGATAATGACGCATCTGTCCAGGCTGGCAGAGGATTTTATCCTGTTTATGAGCACCGAGTACGGTTTTATCAAGATAGCTGATAAATACTGCACGTCCTCGTCAATGATGCCGCAGAAGCGGAACCCGGATATGCTTGAGCTGATACGCGGCAAGGTCGGTTCTGTGCACGGGGCGCTGGTGGCGATGCTGACAATCCTCAAGGCCCAGCCATCATCATATAACCGGGATTTGCAGGAGGATAAGCTGCATATCTTCAAGGCGGCTGATGTGGTAACCGCGTGTCTGCGGATAACAGAGGGTATCGTTTCAAATACCGTGTTCAGAGCTGATGCGATACTGGACGGTATCGATGAAGGGTTCCTGGACGCTACTGCGCTGGCAGAGTATCTGGTCAGCAAGGGTGTGCCTTTCCGCAGTGCGCATGGAATCGTCGGTACTATAGTTGCCGATTGTGAGAAGGCAGGTAAAAAACTCTCTGATGTTTCGCTTGCACGGTACCAGAAATACTGTGAGAGCATTTCTGAAGATATCTACAACGTGCTGGGAGCGGCCAATGTAGCCGCCGCTTACAAGACCGTTGGCTCGGGAGGGGTCAGCCAGTCAATCGAAAGCATTGAATACTGGCGAACCAGATTGTAG
- a CDS encoding sialate O-acetylesterase produces the protein MKKLALFIVTLSFCSVYADLWVPSIFSDSMVIQSRKPAAIWGEADPETEVTVKFADQLKTTRADSAGSWRVWLDPLPVSSRPEALTIRSGESTLEYSDILVGEVWILAGQSNMGWPLSKSDGGAEAAAEADYPWLRIFTQWPYQGAADKSARDVTGGQWINCNPQNAPSLSGVGFFFARKLRELLESDTPLALVNTQMGGTYAECWIDMETLKSIPSARPFLDKAAKEITPGESDPKGYWGEDNFRRPAAMYNGKVAPLQPFSARGVVWYQGEGNSQKWLAYGYEQTLTALINSWRDGFKDSSLPFLIVQLPRYNAGPGNDWQAVQAAQAEVADKMRGVEMVVTLDCGRDDAIHPPDKQPVGERLALLASEKVYSRENSGAAAAKSYLKSKYTDIKYGGHERQAFDLWLAASEGKGEPTPLCIYIHGGGFRGGDKSHIQKDVIQRFLDKGVSFASMNYRLTDGGKHPYPAAMNDCARGVQFIRSQAGRLNIDPLRIACYGGSAGAGISLWLAFKDDMAEPESENPIARESTRIIAAGTLAGQSSYDMRVIRKWFECPDLPPHSALADFYGIREGETIETPRVAALAEDASPINHLTRDDPPVYMAYNIPNEKITAQTNQNLWVHHPLLGLKLRQAMRKLGIESVVSAPGIKDNKYADIYDFLIQKLTD, from the coding sequence GTGAAAAAGTTAGCTCTATTTATTGTAACATTATCATTCTGTTCGGTTTATGCTGATCTTTGGGTGCCGTCGATTTTCAGCGATTCAATGGTAATTCAAAGCCGAAAGCCTGCCGCGATATGGGGCGAGGCCGATCCCGAAACAGAGGTTACAGTTAAGTTTGCCGATCAGCTGAAAACCACCCGGGCAGATTCTGCCGGCAGCTGGCGGGTTTGGCTTGACCCATTACCCGTATCTTCCAGACCCGAGGCATTGACAATCCGTTCAGGCGAATCAACCCTCGAATACTCAGATATCCTGGTAGGCGAGGTGTGGATTCTCGCCGGACAATCCAACATGGGCTGGCCTCTCTCCAAAAGTGACGGCGGAGCCGAAGCCGCGGCAGAGGCGGATTATCCCTGGCTGAGGATTTTCACCCAGTGGCCCTATCAGGGTGCTGCCGACAAATCCGCACGTGATGTTACCGGCGGGCAGTGGATAAACTGCAACCCCCAAAACGCCCCGAGTCTTTCCGGCGTTGGTTTTTTCTTCGCACGCAAGCTCCGCGAGCTGCTGGAATCAGATACCCCGCTGGCTCTGGTAAATACACAGATGGGAGGAACATACGCCGAGTGCTGGATTGATATGGAAACTCTCAAAAGTATCCCGTCCGCACGGCCGTTTCTGGACAAAGCCGCAAAGGAAATTACGCCCGGCGAATCTGACCCAAAAGGCTACTGGGGAGAGGATAATTTCCGCCGTCCGGCAGCTATGTACAACGGCAAGGTCGCGCCTTTGCAGCCGTTTTCCGCTCGCGGCGTTGTCTGGTATCAGGGCGAGGGCAATTCCCAGAAGTGGCTTGCCTATGGTTATGAGCAGACTCTCACAGCCCTTATAAATAGTTGGCGGGACGGTTTTAAGGATTCTTCACTGCCGTTTTTGATTGTTCAGCTGCCGCGGTATAACGCAGGCCCCGGCAATGACTGGCAGGCCGTTCAGGCCGCCCAGGCAGAGGTCGCCGACAAGATGCGGGGGGTGGAGATGGTTGTAACTCTGGACTGCGGCCGCGATGATGCGATTCACCCGCCGGACAAACAGCCGGTCGGCGAGCGGCTGGCACTGCTGGCAAGTGAAAAAGTATATAGCCGTGAAAATAGCGGAGCAGCAGCGGCTAAGTCTTACCTTAAGTCAAAGTACACAGACATAAAATACGGGGGGCATGAAAGACAGGCCTTTGATTTATGGCTTGCCGCGTCAGAGGGCAAGGGCGAGCCGACACCTCTGTGCATTTACATTCACGGCGGAGGCTTCAGGGGCGGCGATAAAAGCCACATACAGAAAGACGTGATACAGCGGTTTCTTGACAAGGGCGTATCGTTTGCTTCTATGAACTACCGCCTGACAGACGGCGGCAAACACCCTTATCCCGCGGCGATGAATGACTGCGCCCGCGGCGTGCAGTTTATCCGTTCACAGGCAGGCCGGTTGAATATAGACCCATTGAGGATAGCCTGCTATGGCGGCTCTGCCGGCGCCGGTATATCTCTGTGGCTTGCTTTTAAAGACGACATGGCCGAACCTGAAAGCGAAAATCCAATCGCCAGAGAATCTACCCGAATTATTGCGGCAGGTACGCTTGCCGGACAGTCAAGCTATGACATGCGCGTTATCCGAAAGTGGTTTGAATGTCCTGATCTCCCACCGCATTCGGCTCTTGCGGATTTTTACGGAATTCGTGAGGGCGAAACAATAGAGACCCCCAGAGTGGCCGCGCTGGCGGAGGATGCCTCTCCGATCAACCACCTGACCAGAGACGATCCGCCGGTTTACATGGCTTACAACATTCCAAATGAAAAAATAACCGCACAGACCAATCAGAACTTATGGGTGCATCACCCGCTTCTGGGGCTGAAACTCCGGCAGGCTATGCGTAAGCTCGGTATAGAATCTGTTGTAAGTGCCCCCGGGATCAAGGACAATAAATACGCGGATATTTACGATTTCCTGATACAAAAGCTCACAGACTAA
- a CDS encoding sulfatase-like hydrolase/transferase, with amino-acid sequence MKTDKVNRRGFLRLMMSTSAAVAFTGSASVANAMRSKTVSSETAADKLSPPRKRPNVLLIISDDQGYGDFGFMDNQIVRTPNIDELARAGALLRNYSTGAACSPARSMLYTGRNHLLTGVWGVPIRQNLRTDETMMPAFFKAGGYETFYIGKDDCPAQVHTLPWFAGWNDALAGGGYQHKDPVLRRKPDGEMPLQWQNNKYEGWTSEIWTDEAVNFIKEKKDKPWLLTMAYIIPHLPWEPVDERYAPYYREKGCSDNIAACFSHIEQMDACIGRLLDTLAQTGQDRDTIVVFVSDNGQTGPSAREVDKDGHIDTPDWNIRNVAGLRGSKTLVWENGVRVPLIVRYPGVIPAGGRNQFAAAEDILPTLLDYAGIDDDIVSHKPFCGVSLRRALDDKDTLVEHPEIFRMTIWGEGMVKAPRGFVPDPPSLRLEDHHVSLCGPKYKLHVRPGGRVELYDKVNDIQETRDLSKEQPKITARMLAECRRRWDYAINEGGAFRMAPILIGDPSTWKYPDGTYWGYAGKVQDVSGEMYVTNVLQGFALAGDSAAYQLDVAKQGKYAIRLTGKELTNAAPLSITAAGQTITQQKATDNSIEFGVLNLPKGKIPLTVAAGETEKKTKAVSVERILFSLAQ; translated from the coding sequence ATGAAAACAGATAAAGTCAACCGCAGAGGTTTTTTAAGATTGATGATGAGCACGTCTGCGGCGGTTGCGTTTACCGGTTCGGCTTCGGTAGCAAACGCTATGCGCAGCAAAACCGTCTCGTCTGAAACTGCGGCAGATAAACTTTCCCCGCCGCGAAAAAGGCCCAACGTTCTGCTGATAATCAGCGATGACCAGGGCTATGGCGATTTCGGTTTCATGGATAACCAGATAGTGCGTACCCCTAACATTGATGAATTGGCGCGCGCGGGGGCGTTACTCCGCAACTATTCAACCGGCGCCGCCTGTTCACCCGCCCGCAGTATGCTCTACACCGGCAGAAACCACCTGCTGACCGGCGTATGGGGCGTGCCTATTCGGCAGAACCTGCGTACTGATGAAACCATGATGCCTGCGTTTTTCAAAGCCGGCGGGTATGAAACCTTTTATATCGGAAAAGACGACTGCCCGGCGCAGGTGCATACGCTGCCGTGGTTTGCCGGCTGGAACGATGCTCTTGCAGGCGGCGGATACCAGCATAAAGACCCGGTATTAAGACGTAAACCAGACGGCGAGATGCCGCTTCAATGGCAGAACAATAAGTATGAAGGCTGGACTTCGGAGATATGGACAGATGAAGCGGTAAATTTCATCAAAGAAAAAAAAGACAAACCCTGGCTGCTGACAATGGCTTACATTATCCCGCACCTGCCCTGGGAGCCGGTTGATGAACGCTATGCGCCGTATTACCGCGAAAAGGGCTGCTCGGATAATATCGCCGCATGTTTCAGTCACATTGAACAGATGGACGCATGTATCGGCAGACTTCTCGATACTCTCGCTCAGACGGGCCAGGACCGCGACACTATCGTAGTCTTTGTCAGCGACAACGGCCAGACCGGCCCCAGTGCTCGGGAAGTGGATAAGGACGGGCATATTGATACGCCGGACTGGAACATACGAAACGTTGCCGGCCTTCGCGGCAGTAAAACGCTGGTCTGGGAAAACGGCGTGCGTGTTCCGTTGATAGTGCGTTATCCGGGCGTTATTCCTGCAGGCGGCCGCAATCAGTTCGCGGCGGCGGAGGATATCCTGCCGACGCTGCTTGATTACGCCGGCATAGATGATGATATAGTTTCGCACAAGCCGTTTTGCGGCGTAAGCCTTCGCCGGGCACTTGATGACAAAGACACCCTGGTAGAGCATCCGGAAATCTTCCGCATGACGATATGGGGCGAGGGTATGGTAAAGGCGCCGCGGGGTTTTGTTCCCGATCCGCCGTCGCTCAGGCTGGAAGATCACCATGTCTCGCTCTGCGGGCCAAAATATAAACTCCATGTCCGTCCCGGCGGCAGGGTTGAGCTCTATGATAAAGTAAACGATATTCAGGAAACCCGGGATTTGAGCAAAGAACAGCCCAAAATAACCGCCCGTATGCTGGCAGAATGCCGCCGCCGCTGGGATTACGCGATAAACGAGGGCGGCGCGTTCCGTATGGCGCCAATCCTCATCGGAGACCCGTCAACATGGAAATATCCCGACGGCACGTACTGGGGCTACGCCGGCAAGGTGCAGGATGTCTCCGGCGAAATGTATGTTACAAATGTTCTGCAGGGCTTCGCTCTCGCCGGTGACAGCGCCGCGTATCAGCTCGATGTGGCAAAGCAGGGCAAATATGCTATAAGGCTTACCGGAAAAGAACTTACAAACGCGGCACCTTTGTCAATTACCGCCGCGGGACAGACAATAACACAGCAGAAGGCGACGGATAATTCTATTGAGTTTGGAGTTTTGAACCTGCCCAAAGGCAAAATACCCCTCACCGTTGCCGCGGGCGAGACTGAGAAGAAAACCAAAGCCGTCTCAGTTGAACGGATTCTTTTTTCATTAGCCCAATAG
- a CDS encoding sulfatase has product MSSKKISRREAMILMFGTSAAFAMQSRFSSGEKDRRPNIVVFTVDDMDITSVNCYGNPLKNLTPNMDRLASQSMRFTNAHVSSPICMPCRQSMMTGLHPHSNGSMGFVEVAEGACPSLSGILMKNGYYTASIGKGRDYKAFEWDNWINGLGGDGWYSRKPAAFYDETKKIIETARDADKPFYIGVNTSDPHRPFAGSEQEKEFVANVRKQYPHAPDFPVMEPVCSEADVPLLPYLPDLPDLRKETVQYLTCVKRADDTLGKIMELVEEKGLAENTIFIFFSDHDAPMPTAKQNCYRHSTVTPLMIRWPGRIKPGSVDSQHFVSTLDIMPTLLDALDISVPKRQDGRSMLPVLKGRKQNNRGEVFTTYNYVYKGTQVFPMRGLHTKKWSYVFNPWSDGVKKRLQGTGQPTDNQSGLSLAAMQKAAHTDPAIRKRLDYILLRRREELFDLENDPYSFNNLAEKPEYKARLNEMRELMIKEMKRTGDPLLESLIKGQSYPAQWDQG; this is encoded by the coding sequence ATGAGCAGCAAAAAAATCAGCCGCAGAGAAGCAATGATTCTGATGTTTGGAACATCGGCGGCATTTGCCATGCAGAGCCGGTTTTCCTCCGGTGAAAAAGACCGCAGGCCCAATATCGTGGTCTTTACTGTAGATGATATGGATATCACCTCGGTCAACTGTTACGGAAACCCGCTGAAAAACCTCACGCCGAACATGGATCGGCTGGCTTCGCAGTCAATGCGTTTCACCAACGCTCATGTAAGCTCGCCGATATGTATGCCATGCAGGCAGTCCATGATGACAGGGCTTCACCCTCACAGCAACGGCTCGATGGGCTTTGTTGAAGTCGCCGAGGGTGCCTGTCCGTCTCTTTCCGGGATTTTGATGAAAAACGGCTACTACACCGCTTCTATTGGCAAAGGCCGCGATTACAAGGCTTTTGAGTGGGATAACTGGATAAACGGACTTGGCGGCGACGGCTGGTATTCCCGAAAACCCGCCGCGTTTTATGATGAGACAAAAAAGATCATAGAAACAGCCCGGGATGCAGATAAGCCGTTTTATATCGGCGTGAACACATCTGATCCGCACCGGCCGTTTGCCGGCAGTGAGCAGGAAAAAGAATTTGTCGCTAATGTACGAAAGCAATATCCTCACGCACCTGATTTTCCGGTGATGGAGCCGGTATGTTCAGAGGCAGATGTGCCGCTGTTGCCGTACCTGCCGGATTTGCCCGATTTGCGTAAAGAAACGGTTCAGTATCTCACCTGCGTCAAGCGGGCTGATGACACACTGGGCAAAATCATGGAACTCGTGGAAGAGAAAGGGCTCGCGGAAAATACAATTTTCATCTTCTTCAGCGATCATGATGCCCCAATGCCCACCGCCAAGCAGAACTGCTACCGCCATTCTACCGTAACCCCTCTGATGATCCGCTGGCCCGGCAGGATAAAACCCGGCTCGGTAGATTCACAGCATTTTGTTTCAACGCTGGATATTATGCCGACGCTTCTCGACGCTCTGGATATTTCCGTTCCAAAGCGGCAGGACGGCCGTTCCATGCTGCCCGTTCTGAAAGGCAGAAAACAAAATAACCGCGGCGAGGTTTTCACTACATACAACTATGTATATAAAGGTACTCAGGTTTTCCCGATGAGGGGGCTTCATACAAAGAAATGGAGCTATGTCTTTAACCCCTGGTCTGACGGCGTTAAGAAACGTCTCCAGGGAACCGGCCAGCCGACAGACAACCAGTCCGGTCTCTCTCTGGCCGCGATGCAGAAGGCGGCACATACCGACCCTGCGATAAGAAAAAGGCTGGATTACATTCTGCTGCGCCGCCGCGAGGAGCTGTTTGACCTTGAAAATGACCCTTACAGCTTTAATAATCTCGCCGAGAAGCCCGAGTACAAGGCCCGGCTAAATGAAATGCGTGAGCTGATGATCAAGGAAATGAAACGCACCGGCGATCCGTTACTTGAGAGCCTGATAAAGGGGCAATCGTATCCGGCACAATGGGATCAAGGCTGA
- a CDS encoding cellulase family glycosylhydrolase, with amino-acid sequence MIFTALNAACAAQRHNTQCPKGLYVRNGVLLHEGQPYRAMGINYHNALGLLLDDAQNRDFVEGFKVLRENKIPYIRLRFGPFEHMGWKFYQDNPKEYFRRLDLFVREAEKHNIGLIPSMFWYICAVPDFVNEPLSALGDSSSRSRAFIRKYTSDVVRRYKDSPAIYGWEVGNEYMLFADLPKYDHLPPKKTGSDQPRTKADKLLRPLILDMYKDFHQTIREIDKDRIIVTGDSIPRAQAWHNRNEDKWAPDSREQWLEMFEADTPDCYDVASFHLYKETDGNYYHEKVPMEKVVSDITQTCRENNKVIWAGELGMPGNDQEAKELFFRMMKTIEDNEIELSAIWNFIPNGRFQPDWDILPQGERAYMLKAVKELNERFAYGAGIDAGGDKPGLTVKHGEFYKDGKPYKGIGINYFSALIRMTGQEGYPPKLSDRSYRQGLETLKQYDIPFVRFCASGFYPNDWKVYLNNKEDFFTAFDSLVADAESLEIGLIPSLFWYFPTVPDLVGESVNQWGNPKSKTCEFMRQFTTEVVERYKDSPAIWAWEFGNEYILESDIPGAEHGRGWTEPDHAPKPPVGLALKRTADDKMYRKNIWPAYREFVRTIRRIDRHRPIFSGDTMPRSSAYNNWKNNNWEKDTKEQWRSLYVKDNAMMSGLSAHFYYYFKDDKHIHGGVQEFGPAEQMAFMMEIAEETCKPLFIGEFGPANRDNTREEEREQFENMVNIIVENQVPLSALWNFDFEHEDQVRWNITDDNHRAYMLDALEQANKKLNKK; translated from the coding sequence ATGATTTTTACAGCACTCAACGCGGCCTGCGCCGCCCAGCGGCATAATACCCAATGCCCTAAGGGGCTCTATGTCCGCAACGGAGTCCTGCTGCACGAGGGGCAGCCTTACCGGGCTATGGGAATTAACTATCACAACGCTTTGGGGCTTCTGCTTGATGATGCTCAAAATCGGGATTTTGTCGAGGGCTTCAAAGTCCTCAGAGAAAACAAAATCCCTTATATCCGTCTCCGGTTCGGGCCGTTTGAACACATGGGCTGGAAATTTTATCAGGACAACCCCAAAGAGTATTTCCGCAGATTGGATTTATTTGTGCGTGAAGCGGAGAAACACAACATCGGGCTTATCCCGTCAATGTTCTGGTATATTTGCGCGGTGCCTGATTTTGTTAACGAGCCTTTGAGTGCCCTTGGAGACAGTTCCAGCAGGTCACGTGCCTTTATCCGCAAATATACCTCCGACGTTGTCAGGCGTTACAAAGATTCACCCGCGATTTACGGCTGGGAGGTTGGTAACGAGTATATGCTGTTTGCGGATCTTCCAAAGTACGACCATCTGCCGCCGAAAAAAACCGGCTCCGATCAGCCCCGCACAAAGGCAGACAAGCTGCTGCGCCCGCTGATTCTGGATATGTACAAAGATTTCCATCAGACTATCAGAGAGATCGACAAAGACAGAATCATTGTAACCGGCGACTCAATACCCCGGGCACAGGCGTGGCACAACCGCAACGAAGACAAGTGGGCACCTGACAGCAGAGAACAGTGGCTCGAGATGTTTGAGGCTGACACGCCGGATTGTTATGATGTTGCTTCTTTTCACCTCTACAAGGAAACTGATGGGAACTATTATCATGAAAAGGTTCCGATGGAAAAGGTTGTCAGCGACATAACCCAGACCTGCCGGGAAAACAACAAGGTCATCTGGGCCGGTGAGCTGGGAATGCCCGGCAATGACCAAGAGGCCAAAGAATTGTTCTTTCGTATGATGAAAACGATAGAGGATAATGAAATCGAGCTTTCAGCCATCTGGAACTTTATCCCGAATGGGCGGTTCCAGCCTGACTGGGACATACTGCCCCAGGGCGAACGTGCCTATATGCTCAAGGCGGTAAAAGAGCTTAACGAAAGATTTGCCTACGGAGCGGGTATTGATGCCGGCGGCGACAAGCCCGGTTTGACTGTGAAACACGGCGAGTTTTATAAAGACGGTAAACCGTATAAGGGAATCGGGATAAACTATTTCTCCGCCCTTATCCGCATGACCGGCCAGGAAGGCTATCCCCCTAAGCTCTCCGACAGGTCTTACCGACAGGGCCTTGAAACATTAAAACAGTATGATATACCGTTTGTGCGTTTTTGCGCAAGCGGCTTCTATCCAAACGACTGGAAGGTCTATCTCAACAATAAGGAAGACTTTTTCACCGCGTTTGACAGTCTCGTTGCCGATGCCGAAAGTCTGGAGATCGGTTTGATTCCGAGCCTGTTCTGGTATTTCCCGACAGTCCCCGACCTTGTCGGCGAGTCAGTCAATCAGTGGGGCAACCCCAAAAGCAAGACATGTGAGTTTATGCGGCAATTCACCACCGAGGTGGTTGAGAGATACAAAGATTCTCCGGCGATCTGGGCGTGGGAGTTTGGCAATGAGTATATCCTCGAGTCCGATATTCCGGGCGCCGAGCACGGCAGAGGCTGGACAGAGCCTGACCATGCGCCAAAGCCGCCGGTTGGTCTTGCACTGAAACGAACGGCAGATGATAAAATGTACCGCAAAAACATCTGGCCGGCATACAGAGAATTTGTCAGGACTATCCGCAGGATTGACAGGCACCGCCCGATCTTTTCCGGCGACACAATGCCCCGCTCTTCTGCGTATAATAACTGGAAAAATAACAACTGGGAAAAAGACACAAAGGAGCAGTGGAGGAGTCTTTATGTAAAAGACAACGCAATGATGAGCGGCCTTTCTGCCCATTTCTATTATTACTTTAAAGACGACAAGCACATTCACGGCGGCGTTCAGGAGTTTGGCCCTGCCGAGCAGATGGCGTTTATGATGGAGATTGCAGAAGAAACCTGCAAGCCGCTCTTTATCGGTGAATTCGGCCCTGCAAACAGGGACAACACCCGCGAGGAGGAACGTGAGCAGTTTGAAAACATGGTAAACATTATAGTCGAAAATCAGGTGCCGTTATCCGCTTTATGGAACTTTGATTTTGAACATGAAGATCAGGTTCGCTGGAACATTACCGATGACAATCATCGCGCATACATGCTTGATGCACTTGAGCAGGCTAATAAGAAACTCAATAAAAAGTAA
- a CDS encoding sulfatase family protein, which produces MRTDRINRRGLLKMMMGTSAAVMFSGSSALTNAMGIKSDTEIAAAGADTGRKPNVLLIIADDLGVGDVSCYGSEMITTPNVDRIAAEGILATDAHSTAAVCTPSRYSILTGEYYHRYPYNWNGESLVRPGQPTIASVFRDNGYATGYFGKVHTGWGEHSEDRKHRQDIDWNKELPRGVLEMGFDSYFGTPFTHNEPPFVFVKDRHVVGLEPDDPLEIVPKEIERGPWGWGISKGAKAAHEARPVDMIDPIVTQHTVDFIRANSEKPFFINFALVAPHVPVAPSDEFKGKTELGHYGDFVTQMDACVGRVLRTLEELDLVNDTIVIFTSDNGAIYHPREYKMGHRANLNWLGQKTDAWEGGVRIPFVMRWPGKIPAGKTVEPLVSLMDIPKTVWAAANIDAPEDAAPDSINQLDVLTCKTNKPARHELFMIGITGQALRSGDWVYIPKPGSQGVTTDPRMDWAMQMAELGLVNSDYDEEGNLKPDAPKAQLYNLKNDPSQSVNVIEKYPDIAAKLDARFKEVSKR; this is translated from the coding sequence ATGAGAACAGACAGGATCAACCGCAGAGGATTGCTGAAAATGATGATGGGAACTTCGGCGGCAGTCATGTTTTCCGGAAGCTCTGCTCTAACAAACGCAATGGGCATAAAAAGTGATACAGAAATTGCCGCCGCAGGTGCTGATACCGGCAGAAAGCCAAATGTACTGCTGATAATTGCCGACGACCTCGGCGTGGGTGATGTGAGCTGTTACGGCTCGGAAATGATCACCACGCCCAATGTTGACAGAATCGCCGCTGAGGGTATTCTCGCGACTGACGCCCATTCAACCGCCGCGGTCTGCACGCCGTCGCGGTATTCGATTCTAACCGGAGAGTATTACCACCGCTACCCCTATAACTGGAACGGTGAGTCGCTTGTCCGGCCGGGCCAGCCGACAATCGCATCGGTATTCCGCGACAACGGATACGCCACCGGCTATTTCGGCAAGGTGCATACCGGCTGGGGCGAGCACAGCGAGGACCGCAAACACCGCCAGGATATTGACTGGAACAAAGAGCTGCCCCGCGGCGTTCTGGAGATGGGCTTTGACAGCTATTTCGGCACGCCGTTTACCCACAACGAGCCGCCGTTTGTCTTCGTAAAGGACAGGCATGTTGTCGGCCTTGAGCCGGACGATCCTCTGGAGATTGTTCCAAAGGAAATAGAACGCGGGCCCTGGGGCTGGGGCATCAGCAAAGGTGCCAAAGCCGCCCATGAGGCAAGGCCGGTTGATATGATTGACCCGATAGTAACACAGCACACGGTTGATTTTATCCGGGCAAACAGCGAGAAGCCTTTCTTTATAAACTTTGCGCTCGTTGCTCCGCATGTCCCCGTTGCTCCCTCAGATGAATTCAAGGGCAAAACAGAGCTTGGCCATTATGGAGATTTCGTCACGCAGATGGATGCATGTGTCGGCAGGGTACTGCGAACGCTTGAGGAGTTAGACCTTGTCAACGATACAATCGTAATCTTTACCAGTGACAACGGAGCCATTTACCACCCCCGTGAATACAAGATGGGTCACAGAGCAAACCTCAACTGGCTCGGGCAAAAGACAGACGCATGGGAGGGCGGTGTGAGGATTCCGTTCGTTATGCGCTGGCCGGGGAAAATACCGGCGGGCAAAACCGTAGAGCCTCTTGTTTCGCTGATGGATATACCAAAAACCGTATGGGCGGCGGCGAATATAGACGCCCCCGAAGATGCAGCGCCGGACAGTATAAATCAGCTGGACGTGCTAACCTGTAAAACAAACAAACCGGCTCGCCATGAGCTGTTCATGATAGGCATCACCGGTCAGGCGCTGCGGTCAGGCGACTGGGTGTATATCCCAAAACCCGGCTCACAGGGAGTTACGACCGACCCGAGAATGGACTGGGCAATGCAGATGGCAGAGCTGGGGCTTGTAAATTCTGATTACGACGAAGAGGGTAATTTGAAACCGGACGCTCCAAAGGCGCAGCTCTACAATCTCAAAAATGATCCGAGTCAATCGGTAAACGTCATAGAAAAGTACCCCGATATCGCGGCGAAACTCGATGCCCGTTTCAAAGAGGTAAGTAAAAGATAA